In a genomic window of Ignavibacteria bacterium:
- a CDS encoding DNA methylase, translated as MAKKPPKIVETLRHDDSKRKNIPTAEYQSMVQRGDKD; from the coding sequence ATGGCTAAGAAACCACCCAAGATCGTTGAAACGCTACGTCACGACGATAGCAAGCGCAAGAACATCCCTACTGCCGAATATCAGTCGATGGTGCAAAGGGGCGATAAGGACG